A window of Pusillimonas sp. T7-7 contains these coding sequences:
- the hpf gene encoding ribosome hibernation-promoting factor, HPF/YfiA family, translating into MNLSITGRHLEVTPAIREYVLNKMARVSRHFDNVIDTQVILSIDRLKHTAEVTMRLRGKDIHCEAVDENLYSAIDLLADKIDRQVIKYKTKMQNHAHEPVKRQELPAVE; encoded by the coding sequence ATGAACCTGAGCATCACTGGTCGTCATCTGGAAGTAACCCCAGCCATCCGTGAATACGTCTTGAACAAAATGGCACGGGTATCGCGACATTTTGATAACGTTATCGACACGCAGGTCATACTCTCGATAGACCGCCTCAAGCACACTGCCGAAGTCACCATGCGACTACGCGGCAAAGACATCCACTGCGAGGCCGTCGACGAAAATCTCTACTCCGCCATCGACTTGCTGGCCGACAAAATCGATCGCCAGGTCATCAAGTACAAAACCAAAATGCAGAACCATGCTCACGAGCCGGTAAAACGACAAGAACTACCCGCCGTCGAGTAA
- the rsmI gene encoding 16S rRNA (cytidine(1402)-2'-O)-methyltransferase, producing the protein MSEIREFSDSQATWKRLTERVDGQSWPAASLYVVATPIGNLGDLSLRAWQALARCDVIAAEDTRASRALMDAWGVSTPLMAAHRHNEAAAAQAIVARLAAGERVALVSDAGAPAVSDPGARIVRAVREAGYPVIPIPGASAVIAALMASGVTSDENPAFVFAGFMPAKAGARQKWLKQWCAAPAPIVMFESPHRLAAASKDLLQVCGPERKLTIARELTKRFEQVHTLRMDEAADWLAQDAHHSQGEFVLIVHEAAQQAADSDVDPAALVLLDALLEHMSVRDAARVAAKVSGLQRDVLYAYALERRGSVETPE; encoded by the coding sequence ATGAGCGAGATACGCGAATTTTCAGACTCCCAGGCGACATGGAAACGTCTCACCGAGCGGGTCGACGGCCAAAGCTGGCCTGCCGCCAGCCTATATGTGGTTGCCACGCCCATAGGCAATCTGGGCGATTTGAGCCTGCGTGCCTGGCAGGCGCTGGCACGCTGCGATGTGATTGCGGCCGAAGATACCCGTGCGAGCAGGGCCTTGATGGATGCCTGGGGCGTTAGCACACCCTTGATGGCTGCGCACCGTCATAATGAAGCGGCGGCTGCCCAGGCCATCGTCGCCAGGCTTGCAGCAGGCGAACGCGTGGCCTTGGTGTCCGATGCCGGCGCGCCGGCAGTCAGTGATCCGGGGGCGCGTATTGTGCGGGCGGTGCGCGAGGCGGGCTACCCCGTTATTCCCATACCCGGCGCCAGCGCGGTCATTGCCGCCCTGATGGCCAGCGGCGTCACTTCCGACGAGAATCCCGCCTTTGTGTTTGCGGGCTTCATGCCGGCCAAGGCCGGCGCCCGGCAAAAATGGCTTAAGCAATGGTGTGCGGCGCCGGCGCCCATCGTGATGTTCGAGTCACCTCACCGGTTGGCGGCCGCCAGCAAGGATCTACTGCAGGTTTGCGGGCCCGAGCGCAAGCTGACTATTGCACGCGAGCTGACCAAGCGTTTCGAGCAGGTGCACACCCTCAGGATGGACGAAGCGGCCGACTGGCTGGCGCAGGACGCGCACCACAGCCAGGGCGAGTTTGTTCTGATTGTGCACGAGGCTGCGCAACAGGCGGCGGACAGCGATGTGGACCCGGCCGCCCTGGTGCTGCTGGATGCCTTGTTGGAGCATATGTCGGTACGTGATGCCGCAAGGGTGGCGGCCAAGGTGTCGGGCTTGCAGCGCGATGTTCTGTACGCTTATGCGCTGGAGCGCCGGGGTTCAGTCGAAACCCCCGAGTAA
- a CDS encoding septal ring lytic transglycosylase RlpA family protein yields the protein MRSAIIALLGAALLVLAGCSGPGGGSSSSGKGGGYYKDDGPGGNIPADIEAIPNATPRIEKHAKANFRPYVVFGKRYVPVSDEKPFRQQGTASWYGRKFHGNKTANGETYDMYAMTAAHPTLPLPSYARVTRATTGKSVIVRINDRGPFHSSRIIDLSYVAAAKLGLIGPGSGQVIVEAITNQDIRNNHFEQPKPTPIPASPPPPPQPVLTTQAKKPQAETLSPTPDALAALQHNEGRGLAASTLATTSSGQIYLQFAAFSAEHTAESLAQKINTQIQGVESRPVQVQASGPLYRVRVGPYSSRTEAVNAAMRIQQETGRQPAVALN from the coding sequence ATGCGCTCTGCCATCATTGCTCTGCTCGGCGCTGCGCTGCTGGTGCTGGCCGGCTGTTCGGGGCCTGGCGGCGGCAGTAGCAGCAGCGGAAAAGGCGGGGGCTATTACAAAGACGATGGCCCCGGCGGCAATATTCCCGCCGATATCGAAGCCATACCCAACGCCACGCCACGCATCGAAAAGCATGCCAAGGCCAACTTTCGGCCTTATGTGGTTTTCGGCAAGCGCTACGTGCCCGTCAGCGACGAAAAGCCCTTTCGCCAACAAGGCACGGCGTCCTGGTATGGACGCAAGTTTCATGGCAATAAAACGGCCAATGGCGAAACCTACGATATGTATGCCATGACTGCGGCTCACCCCACTCTACCCCTGCCCAGCTACGCCCGGGTCACCCGTGCCACAACCGGCAAGTCGGTCATTGTGCGCATCAATGACCGCGGGCCCTTCCACAGCTCGCGCATCATAGACTTGTCGTATGTGGCCGCCGCCAAACTGGGGCTGATTGGTCCGGGCAGCGGCCAGGTGATCGTCGAAGCCATTACCAACCAAGACATACGCAATAATCATTTCGAGCAGCCCAAGCCCACGCCGATACCTGCCTCCCCGCCTCCGCCACCACAACCGGTGCTGACCACGCAGGCAAAGAAGCCGCAAGCGGAAACACTGTCGCCCACACCAGACGCGCTGGCCGCCCTGCAGCACAACGAAGGCCGCGGCCTGGCCGCCAGCACACTGGCCACGACGTCCAGCGGCCAGATCTACTTGCAATTCGCCGCCTTCTCGGCGGAGCATACCGCCGAAAGCCTGGCGCAAAAGATCAACACGCAAATCCAGGGCGTAGAAAGCCGGCCGGTGCAGGTACAGGCATCCGGGCCGCTATACCGGGTGCGGGTCGGGCCCTATTCCTCACGCACTGAAGCGGTGAATGCGGCAATGCGCATACAGCAGGAAACCGGGCGGCAGCCTGCTGTTGCATTGAATTAA
- a CDS encoding TlpA disulfide reductase family protein, producing the protein MKKALIGVVAVLALAGIGIWQFSGSAKAAPNVTFTSLTGEKTTMQDLRGKVVLVKFWATSCVTCIAQMPDTIQYYKDLSSKGFDTIAVAMQYDPANYVKNYAETRQLPFTVAIDAQGEIAKAFGDVQLTPTAFLIDKQGNIIKRYLGNYDKQAFLSTVNKALAS; encoded by the coding sequence ATGAAAAAAGCACTTATTGGCGTTGTCGCCGTATTGGCCCTGGCCGGAATCGGCATCTGGCAGTTTTCCGGCTCGGCCAAGGCCGCACCCAACGTCACCTTCACCTCGCTCACCGGCGAGAAAACCACTATGCAAGACCTGCGCGGCAAGGTCGTGCTGGTCAAGTTCTGGGCCACCAGTTGCGTAACCTGTATTGCGCAAATGCCGGACACCATCCAGTACTACAAAGACCTGTCGTCCAAAGGCTTCGACACCATAGCCGTGGCCATGCAATACGATCCTGCCAACTACGTGAAGAACTATGCTGAAACACGTCAGTTGCCCTTTACGGTGGCCATCGACGCGCAAGGCGAAATCGCCAAGGCCTTCGGCGATGTACAGCTTACGCCCACCGCCTTTCTTATCGACAAGCAAGGCAACATCATCAAACGCTATCTTGGCAACTACGACAAGCAAGCATTCCTCAGCACCGTCAACAAGGCATTGGCCAGCTAG
- a CDS encoding YraN family protein → MDHEALSYQLARAAQQKAIRARRRKQASSSARSATVAEPLLSPSQKTGRLAENQACLYLQARGLIMLERNLRSKTGEIDLIANDHGILVFIEVRHRVSRQYGGAAASVNRYKQRRLTRTAQFFLPALVQRFFHGRLPACRFDVVSVEPQGLNWIRGAFDE, encoded by the coding sequence ATGGACCATGAAGCACTTTCCTACCAGTTGGCCCGGGCCGCACAGCAAAAAGCCATTCGGGCCCGGCGCCGAAAACAAGCCTCATCTTCGGCCCGTTCAGCGACGGTGGCCGAGCCGCTGCTGTCTCCCAGCCAAAAAACTGGGCGCCTGGCAGAGAATCAGGCCTGCCTCTACCTGCAGGCGCGCGGACTGATCATGCTGGAGCGCAACCTGCGCAGCAAAACAGGCGAAATCGACTTGATTGCGAACGATCACGGCATTCTGGTGTTTATCGAAGTACGCCACCGGGTCAGCCGTCAATACGGCGGGGCTGCCGCCAGTGTAAACCGCTACAAGCAGCGGCGTCTGACGCGAACCGCCCAATTTTTTCTGCCCGCCCTGGTCCAGCGCTTCTTTCATGGCCGGCTTCCGGCCTGCCGCTTCGATGTTGTCAGTGTCGAGCCCCAAGGCCTGAACTGGATACGCGGCGCATTCGACGAGTGA
- the rapZ gene encoding RNase adapter RapZ, with product MFKIVLITGISGSGKSVALRLLEDAGYTCVDNLPVRFLHEFIASTRESKLERVAVAIDVRSPGELAELPDVITGLRAMGTAFRVIFLDANDHTLKQRYSESRRRHPLTDRLQEGGKSPSLQECIDTERELLAPLREQEHVIDTSDLTPGQLRAWVRDLVQADRAPVVLTFESFAYKRGVPGDADLVFDVRCLPNPHYDSTLRPMTGRDAPVAAWLAQFGSVETMIEDIAGFIRRWLPLYMQDTRNYLTVAVGCTGGKHRSVYVIEQLAQRFADHSPLLVRHRNQPPPDIP from the coding sequence ATGTTCAAGATAGTTCTGATCACAGGCATTTCCGGCTCCGGCAAATCCGTCGCCCTGCGCCTGCTCGAAGACGCGGGTTACACATGTGTCGACAACCTCCCTGTTCGATTTTTGCACGAGTTCATCGCCAGCACGCGTGAAAGCAAGCTCGAGCGTGTCGCCGTCGCCATAGACGTACGCTCACCCGGCGAGCTGGCCGAGCTGCCCGATGTCATTACCGGCCTACGGGCCATGGGTACGGCATTCAGGGTCATTTTTCTGGACGCCAACGACCACACGCTCAAGCAGCGCTACTCGGAATCACGGCGCCGTCATCCGCTCACCGACAGGCTCCAGGAAGGTGGCAAATCACCTTCCTTGCAAGAATGCATAGATACCGAAAGGGAATTGCTGGCGCCCCTGCGCGAGCAAGAGCACGTCATCGACACCTCCGACCTGACGCCCGGCCAGTTGCGCGCCTGGGTGCGGGACCTGGTCCAGGCCGACCGTGCGCCAGTCGTATTGACCTTTGAGTCTTTTGCCTACAAGCGAGGCGTACCCGGCGATGCCGACCTGGTGTTCGACGTGCGCTGCCTGCCCAATCCTCACTACGACAGCACCTTGCGCCCCATGACGGGACGCGATGCGCCGGTGGCCGCATGGCTGGCCCAGTTCGGCAGCGTGGAAACCATGATCGAAGACATCGCCGGCTTTATCCGGCGCTGGCTGCCCCTATACATGCAGGACACCCGCAACTACCTGACCGTGGCCGTGGGCTGCACGGGCGGCAAGCACCGTTCGGTCTATGTGATAGAGCAACTGGCGCAACGCTTTGCCGACCACTCGCCACTGCTCGTGCGTCACCGCAACCAACCTCCGCCTGACATTCCATGA
- a CDS encoding KdsC family phosphatase gives MIMNLPHLPHPAEALILAKIAPAVIDRAKQLRFMAFDVDGVLTDGSLWYGEQGELMKRFNALDGHGLRLMRESGIAVALITGRSGAIVDRRAAELGIALVRQGVRDKARVITELAQEQGCSLAETGYMGDDIIDLAALQRVGFAASVPNAPAYVAQAAHWVSTQPGGSGAVRECCDLILAAQGQLSAFFNPGATRMSGVIQ, from the coding sequence CTGATCATGAACCTACCTCACCTGCCCCACCCTGCCGAGGCCCTGATTCTGGCAAAAATCGCTCCTGCCGTCATAGACCGGGCCAAACAGTTGCGCTTCATGGCCTTCGATGTCGACGGTGTACTGACAGACGGAAGCCTGTGGTATGGAGAGCAAGGCGAACTCATGAAACGCTTCAATGCGCTCGATGGCCACGGCCTGCGCCTGATGCGCGAAAGCGGCATTGCGGTGGCCTTGATTACCGGCCGCTCGGGGGCCATCGTAGACCGCCGTGCCGCCGAGTTGGGTATTGCCCTAGTGCGCCAGGGCGTGCGCGACAAAGCCCGGGTCATTACCGAACTGGCCCAGGAACAGGGCTGCTCGCTTGCGGAAACCGGCTATATGGGCGACGACATCATCGACCTGGCCGCACTCCAGCGCGTAGGCTTCGCCGCCAGCGTACCCAATGCACCGGCCTACGTCGCGCAAGCCGCTCACTGGGTTTCAACACAACCGGGCGGCTCGGGTGCGGTACGCGAGTGCTGCGACCTGATTCTGGCCGCGCAAGGCCAGCTTAGTGCGTTCTTCAATCCGGGCGCCACGCGCATGAGCGGCGTCATACAATGA
- the lptA gene encoding lipopolysaccharide transport periplasmic protein LptA: protein MTTQRSSSCAAWLLTAAMACMTLPTLAQTSQPSTQSNAAAPAGSSEQPAAEPDTLILSDTLDYDDIKKESIFTGNVIMTRGLMTLHADKLIMREDAEGFQHGTATVEQGKLVHIRQENPEEFEVIEAQGLRGEYNGKTEDLEMIGKAVITRYICGKPFDNIRGERVIYKQKTDTYQAFGGPNSAAAGGRVRSLAKPRASADKAAAECKQKSQ from the coding sequence ATGACAACACAACGTTCCAGCTCTTGCGCCGCATGGCTGCTTACCGCAGCCATGGCTTGCATGACCTTGCCCACCCTGGCACAAACATCGCAGCCCAGCACACAAAGCAACGCTGCCGCGCCAGCCGGCAGCAGCGAACAGCCTGCCGCAGAACCCGATACGCTGATACTGTCCGACACACTCGACTACGACGACATCAAGAAAGAAAGCATTTTTACCGGCAATGTCATCATGACGCGCGGCCTCATGACCCTGCACGCTGACAAGCTCATCATGCGTGAAGACGCCGAAGGCTTTCAACATGGCACTGCCACCGTTGAACAGGGCAAGCTGGTTCATATACGCCAAGAGAATCCTGAAGAATTCGAAGTCATAGAAGCCCAGGGCCTGCGCGGCGAGTACAACGGCAAGACGGAAGACCTTGAAATGATCGGCAAGGCGGTGATTACCCGCTACATCTGCGGCAAGCCATTCGACAACATTCGGGGCGAACGCGTCATCTACAAACAAAAAACCGATACCTACCAGGCTTTTGGCGGCCCCAACTCAGCCGCTGCCGGAGGTCGTGTACGCTCTCTGGCAAAACCACGCGCCAGTGCCGACAAGGCCGCCGCGGAATGCAAGCAGAAATCCCAGTAG
- the lptC gene encoding LPS export ABC transporter periplasmic protein LptC encodes MRERAPALVALLLLVTLVIGTWWAAEFAQRAIPIDPPRRVTHEPDSWARNFVMVRTDSLGVANNRLEGEAMKHYPDDDSYEITQAKAIGQRPDSPITVGTSDIAIMDQDGARIVMKGNAHVHRQPGPDRSAIDVSSEELTLLPDEDVVFTDLPALVVNGRSTMNGKGMRYDNNTRQLQVFSATDVKISGQDSLPKQSEKSGTTEEKP; translated from the coding sequence ATGAGAGAACGAGCCCCCGCGCTGGTCGCCTTGCTGCTGCTTGTGACGCTGGTCATAGGCACGTGGTGGGCCGCCGAATTCGCCCAGCGCGCCATCCCCATCGACCCGCCGCGCCGGGTAACCCACGAGCCCGACTCCTGGGCCCGCAACTTCGTCATGGTGCGCACAGACTCGCTTGGGGTGGCCAATAACCGCCTCGAAGGCGAGGCCATGAAGCACTATCCCGACGACGATTCTTATGAAATCACCCAGGCCAAAGCCATAGGCCAACGGCCTGATTCGCCGATTACCGTTGGTACATCCGACATCGCCATCATGGATCAGGACGGCGCGCGCATCGTCATGAAAGGCAATGCCCACGTGCATCGCCAGCCCGGCCCCGACCGCTCGGCCATAGACGTAAGCAGCGAAGAGCTTACCCTGCTGCCTGACGAAGATGTGGTGTTCACCGACTTGCCCGCCCTGGTCGTCAACGGTCGATCAACCATGAATGGCAAGGGCATGCGTTACGATAACAACACACGGCAGTTGCAGGTGTTTTCCGCAACCGATGTCAAGATTTCCGGCCAGGACTCCCTGCCCAAACAATCCGAAAAATCCGGCACAACAGAAGAAAAACCATGA
- a CDS encoding PTS sugar transporter subunit IIA, with product MNLLSRILPLSNVVLDLAVTSKKRAFEQAGLLFENHHGIARTTVFHSLIARERLGSTALGHHVAVPHGRIKDLKEPCAAFIRLADPVRFDASDGRMASLLFILLVPETATQLHLDLLAEIARLMSDASLRQALNTETDPTVIHRLLTSTPE from the coding sequence ATGAATTTATTGTCGCGTATCTTGCCGCTGTCGAATGTAGTGCTTGACCTGGCTGTCACCAGCAAAAAACGGGCATTCGAACAGGCAGGCCTGCTCTTCGAGAATCACCACGGCATTGCCCGCACCACCGTCTTTCATAGCCTGATTGCCCGAGAACGTCTAGGGTCGACTGCGCTCGGTCACCATGTTGCCGTTCCTCATGGCCGTATCAAAGACCTGAAAGAACCTTGTGCCGCCTTCATCCGTCTGGCAGACCCCGTACGCTTCGACGCCTCTGATGGCCGCATGGCCAGCCTGCTGTTCATTCTGCTGGTCCCTGAAACCGCCACACAGCTGCACCTGGACCTTCTTGCAGAGATTGCCCGCCTGATGTCCGATGCCAGCCTGCGACAGGCACTGAATACAGAAACCGACCCGACAGTCATACATCGGCTTCTGACCAGCACGCCAGAATAA
- a CDS encoding BON domain-containing protein → MSTKQYSQRLVLASLALASLTTLAGCGALVVGGAAATTAVVATDRRTTGEQVEDQAIEMKAAAEMRKLFGEEKARVNTTSYAGLLLLTGDVPTEQDKQKAEAAAQGVDKVRRVINQIRVGEVTPISVRTNDTWLTSKVRTALINTKEVPSRTINVTTERGIVYLMGKVTETESQRAGKVAASVTGVNKVVKLFQIVSPESIAADTSPAPVDDASNTGSTNTPDSSSGVETMPVQ, encoded by the coding sequence ATGTCCACAAAGCAATATTCACAACGTCTTGTTCTGGCCAGCCTTGCTCTGGCAAGCCTCACCACGCTTGCAGGCTGCGGCGCATTGGTCGTGGGCGGTGCGGCCGCCACCACCGCCGTGGTGGCCACCGACCGCCGCACCACGGGCGAACAAGTCGAGGACCAGGCCATTGAAATGAAGGCTGCGGCTGAAATGCGCAAGCTGTTCGGCGAAGAAAAAGCCCGCGTCAACACCACATCGTATGCTGGCTTGTTGCTGCTGACCGGCGATGTTCCCACCGAACAAGACAAGCAAAAAGCTGAAGCCGCCGCGCAAGGCGTCGACAAAGTCCGCCGGGTCATCAACCAGATCCGTGTCGGTGAGGTCACCCCCATCAGCGTGCGCACCAACGACACCTGGCTGACATCCAAGGTTCGTACCGCCCTGATCAACACCAAAGAAGTGCCCAGCCGCACTATCAATGTCACCACCGAGCGCGGTATCGTGTACCTCATGGGCAAGGTCACCGAAACCGAAAGCCAGCGTGCCGGCAAAGTCGCAGCGAGCGTCACCGGCGTCAACAAAGTAGTAAAATTGTTCCAGATCGTTTCGCCCGAAAGCATTGCGGCAGATACATCGCCGGCTCCCGTCGATGATGCCTCCAATACGGGCTCAACCAATACGCCAGATTCCTCCAGCGGCGTAGAAACCATGCCTGTCCAATGA
- a CDS encoding phosphoheptose isomerase, with product MDMTSLMASHFDDAIDTFKTSSRELAQPLSAGVDLLFGALANNGKILACGNGGSAADAQHFIAELVGRFERDRLPLAGIALNTDTSILTAVGNDYGFDAIFERQVAALGQPGDILVAISTSGNSSNVIRSIEAAHDREMPVIALTGKGGGQITELLTDTDIHLCVPHDRTMRIQEVHIVLLHALCDGIDALLLGDTL from the coding sequence ATGGACATGACATCTCTCATGGCATCGCACTTCGACGATGCAATCGACACCTTCAAGACCAGCTCCCGCGAACTGGCCCAGCCTTTGTCTGCGGGGGTAGACCTGTTATTCGGCGCCCTGGCCAACAACGGCAAAATCCTGGCCTGCGGCAATGGCGGCTCCGCCGCCGACGCCCAGCACTTTATCGCTGAACTCGTTGGCCGCTTTGAACGCGATCGTCTGCCCCTGGCCGGCATAGCCCTGAACACCGACACCTCCATTCTTACGGCCGTCGGCAACGACTATGGCTTTGATGCCATCTTTGAACGTCAGGTCGCTGCCCTGGGTCAACCAGGAGACATTCTGGTTGCCATTTCCACCAGCGGGAACTCTTCCAACGTTATTCGGTCTATCGAAGCGGCGCACGATCGCGAAATGCCGGTCATCGCCCTGACCGGAAAGGGTGGAGGCCAAATCACCGAGCTCCTTACCGACACCGACATCCATTTGTGCGTTCCACACGACCGGACCATGCGCATCCAGGAAGTTCACATCGTACTGCTGCATGCCCTGTGCGACGGCATCGATGCCCTACTACTCGGAGACACTCTTTAA
- the hprK gene encoding HPr(Ser) kinase/phosphatase, whose amino-acid sequence MLTIQELVSDNADKIPFTWVAGLSAAHRLIPDLGMSGADLVGHLNLIHPSRIQVFGKEELSYYTRFEVKRRVHHLEDLVAGGVPAILLADGMQAPVDLSEFCNQQQIPLLSTTTDAAELIDLLRIYLGKRLAPKTTAHGVFMDVLGLGVLIMGESGLGKSELALELISRGHGLVADDAVELSRTAPNIIEGQCPSLLQNLLEVRGLGLLDIRTIFGETSVRRKMKLKLVVKLIRSSPEAFERLPVQDQTEDILGIPIRRVMLQVAAGRNLAVLVEAAVRNTILTLRGIDTMGEFIERQALAIMESSRQD is encoded by the coding sequence ATGCTGACTATCCAGGAACTCGTCAGTGACAATGCGGACAAAATTCCGTTCACTTGGGTAGCAGGGCTAAGCGCCGCACACAGGCTTATTCCCGATCTGGGTATGTCGGGCGCCGACTTGGTCGGGCACCTGAACCTTATCCACCCATCGCGCATCCAGGTATTCGGCAAAGAAGAACTCTCGTATTACACCCGCTTCGAGGTCAAGCGCCGCGTCCACCACCTTGAAGACCTGGTCGCGGGCGGCGTGCCGGCCATATTGCTGGCCGATGGCATGCAGGCCCCGGTCGATTTAAGCGAATTCTGCAACCAGCAGCAGATTCCCTTGCTGTCCACCACCACAGACGCCGCCGAACTCATCGATTTGCTCCGTATCTATCTGGGCAAACGGCTGGCTCCCAAAACCACGGCGCACGGGGTGTTCATGGACGTCCTCGGGCTGGGCGTGCTGATCATGGGCGAATCCGGGCTCGGGAAAAGCGAGCTGGCCCTTGAACTGATCTCGCGCGGGCACGGCCTGGTGGCCGACGATGCCGTCGAATTGTCGCGCACGGCCCCCAACATCATCGAAGGCCAATGCCCTTCGCTGTTGCAAAACCTGCTGGAAGTCCGGGGCCTGGGGTTGCTCGACATACGCACCATCTTTGGCGAGACCTCGGTGCGCCGCAAAATGAAGCTCAAGCTCGTCGTCAAGCTCATCCGCTCGTCGCCCGAAGCCTTTGAACGGCTGCCGGTTCAAGACCAGACCGAAGACATTCTGGGCATCCCCATACGGCGCGTCATGTTGCAGGTTGCTGCAGGCCGCAACCTGGCAGTATTGGTCGAGGCAGCCGTACGCAATACCATTCTTACCCTGCGCGGCATCGACACCATGGGTGAATTCATCGAACGCCAGGCCCTGGCCATTATGGAGAGCAGCCGCCAGGACTAA